The Phacochoerus africanus isolate WHEZ1 chromosome 3, ROS_Pafr_v1, whole genome shotgun sequence genome window below encodes:
- the LOC125123649 gene encoding intestinal-type alkaline phosphatase-like: MQGGWVLLLLGLRLPLSLGFIPVEEEDPAFWNRQAAQALDVAKKLQPTQTPAKNLILFLGDGMGVSTVTATRILKGQMNGKPGPETPLAMDRFPYLALSKTYNVDRQVPDSAGTATAFLCGVKANMKTIGVSAAAHYNQCNTTHGNEVISVMNRAKKAGKSVGVVTTTRVQHASPAGTYAHTVNRNWYSDADLPAEAKKNGCQDISTQLVYNMDIDVILGGGRKYMFPEGTPDPEYPDDASQNGVREDKRNLVQEWQAKHQGARYVWNRTALIQASQDPSVTHLMGKDPPPPLAPPRSSDGQAWALDLRSTPQLLVTSGPPPTGLFEPGDMRYEMERDLSRDPSLVEMTEVALRVLGRNPRGFFLFVEGGRIDHGHHEGIAYRALSEAVVFDTAIDKAGQLTSEEDTLTLVTADHSHVFTYGGYPLRGSSVFGLADGKAHDGKAYTSILYGNGPGYQLSQGARPDVDETKSRDPAYRQQAAVPLGGETHGGEDVAVFARGPRAHLVHGVQEQSFVAHVMAFAACLEPYSSDCDLQPPSGPTAAGHPGPAACAPLLALLAGALLLLLLLAPTLH, translated from the exons ATGCAGGGCGGctgggtgctgctgctgctgggcctgCGGCTGCCGCTCTCCCTTGGCTTCATCCCAG TTGAGGAGGAAGACCCAGCCTTCTGGAACCGCCAGGCAGCCCAGGCCCTGGATGTCGCCAAGAAGCTGCAACCCACCCAGACGCCAGCCAAGAACCTCATTCTCTTCCTGGGGGATG GGATGGGGGTGTCCACGGTGACCGCCACTCGGATCCTAAAGGGGCAGATGAATGGCAAGCCGGGACCTGAGACGCCCCTGGCCATGGACCGATTCCCGTACCTGGCTCTGTCCAAG ACATACAACGTGGACAGACAGGTGCCAGACAGCGCAGGCACGGCCACCGCCTTCCTCTGCGGGGTCAAGGCCAATATGAAGACGATCGGGGTAAGCGCCGCAGCCCACTATAACCAGTGCAACACGACCCACGGCAACGAGGTCATCTCCGTGATGAACCGGGCCAAGAAAGCAG GAAAGTCGGTGGGAGTGGTGACCACCACGAGGGTGCAGCATGCCTCGCCGGCTGGTACCTATGCACACACAGTGAACAGAAATTGGTACTCCGATGCCGACTTGCCTGCGGAGGCGAAGAAGAACGGCTGCCAGGACATCTCCACGCAGCTCGTCTACAACATGGACATCGAT GTGATCCTGGGTGGAGGCCGCAAGTACATGTTTCCTGAGGGGACCCCGGACCCTGAATACCCAGACGATGCCAGTCAGAACGGAGTCCGGGAGGACAAGCGGAACCTGGTACAGGAGTGGCAGGCCAAGCACCAG GGAGCCCGGTATGTGTGGAACCGCACCGCGCTCATTCAGGCGTCCCAGGACCCCAGCGTAACACACCTCATGGGtaaagaccccccacccccactggcgCCCCCCAGGTCCTCAGATGGCCAAGCATGGGCCCTGGACCTCCGTTCCACTCCCCAGCTTCTGGTCACCTCTGGTCCCCCTCCCACAGGCCTTTTTGAGCCAGGAGACATGAGATATGAAATGGAACGAGACCTCAGCAGGGACCCCTCCCTGGTGGAGATGACGGAGGTGGCCCTGCGGGTGCTGGGCAGGAACCCCCGTGGCTTCTTCCTCTTCGTGGAGG GAGGCCGCATTGATCACGGACACCACGAGGGCATAGCCTACAGGGCGCTGAGCGAGGCCGTCGTGTTTGACACCGCCATCGACAAGGCTGGCCAGCTCACTAGCGAAGAGGACACACTGACCCTGGTCACGGCCGACCACTCTCATGTCTTCACCTATGGTGGCTACCCGCTGCGTGGAAGCTCCGTTTTTG GGCTGGCCGATGGCAAAGCCCATGATGGCAAGGCCTACACCTCCATCCTTTATGGCAATGGCCCGGGATACCAGCTCAGCCAAGGCGCAAGGCCTGATGTTGATGAAACCAAGAGCA gggaCCCCGCATACCGGCAGCAGGCGGCCGTGCCCCTGGGTGGCGAGACCCACGGCGGCGAGGACGTGGCGGTGTTCGCGCGCGGCCCCCGGGCGCACCTGGTACACGGCGTGCAGGAGCAGAGCTTCGTGGCGCACGTGATGGCCTTCGCAGCCTGCCTGGAGCCCTACAGCAGCGACTGCGACTTGCAGCCCCCGTCTGGCCCCACCGCCGCCGGGCACCCCGGGCCGGCCGCCTGCGCCCCGCTGCTGGCACTGCTGGCGGgggcgctgctgctgctgctgctgctggcgcCCACCCTGCACTGA